A window of the Synergistales bacterium genome harbors these coding sequences:
- the recG gene encoding ATP-dependent DNA helicase RecG has protein sequence MTRKDLHPTSGVQYLRGVGPKKAGLLRQLGVETVEDFLFFFPRRYEDRRNVLTPAELQPGEGRTVAARVLSLEKRPVKQGKLDLIRVLLTGPGGEGRAVAVWFNRKGLERLLAPSTLLLLHGKAEVRYGELQLSSPDFEICEEDPRRRGAIVPVYASSGSLTQKWFRDRIGELLKRTPELLEEYLPRDILQRHRLPPLREALSTMHFPPDEKAWRRARKRFALEELLFLQTAFALRRKRLPRQVDAQALPLQGPLVTSFLESLPFALTEAQQRVLREIGAELSGTVPMNRLLQGDVGSGKTVVALIAMLTALDAGKQAALMVPTEVLAQQHEGKIREFLEPLGVAPVLLTGSLRPAEREARREAIAAGEARLVVGTHALITDGLSFADLAVAVVDEQHRFGVRQRMELSGKGQAPHVLVMTATPIPRTLVLGVYGDLSVSVIDSLPPGRKPVGTWWIPEERRGELLDFVRREAAAGRRIFWVCPLVEESEQLEAAAATAKYEELGEQLDGVRCSLLHGRMGSEAKASVMEHLAAGEIDLVVSTTVIEVGVDVPEATVMVVEDAHRFGLAQLHQLRGRIGRGDRQGYCFLLGVPPTGEGKRRIRAMCSTTDGFALAEEDLRLRGPGEVCGIRQHGLTDFRVADLVRDAGLLQLAREEAEALVESGLQDYPDFRSRMAWFVGERLGLAVTG, from the coding sequence CTGACCCGGAAGGACCTGCACCCCACCAGCGGGGTGCAGTACCTCAGAGGGGTGGGGCCCAAAAAGGCGGGGCTATTGCGGCAGCTGGGTGTCGAAACAGTGGAGGACTTCCTCTTTTTCTTCCCCCGGCGCTACGAAGACCGCCGCAATGTCCTCACACCGGCGGAGCTGCAGCCCGGCGAGGGCCGGACCGTGGCCGCCCGGGTGCTCTCCCTGGAGAAGCGTCCCGTCAAGCAGGGGAAGCTCGACCTGATCAGGGTGCTGCTCACCGGCCCGGGTGGCGAGGGGCGGGCCGTGGCGGTCTGGTTCAACAGGAAGGGGCTCGAACGGCTCCTGGCGCCCTCCACGCTGCTGCTGCTCCACGGCAAGGCGGAGGTGCGCTACGGCGAGCTCCAGCTGTCCAGTCCCGACTTCGAGATCTGTGAAGAGGACCCCCGCAGACGGGGGGCCATCGTCCCCGTCTACGCCTCCAGCGGCTCCCTGACGCAGAAGTGGTTCCGGGATCGTATCGGCGAGCTTCTGAAGCGAACCCCCGAGCTGCTCGAGGAATACCTGCCCCGGGACATCCTGCAGCGCCACCGCCTCCCCCCCTTGAGGGAGGCGCTTTCCACCATGCACTTCCCCCCCGACGAGAAGGCCTGGCGCCGTGCGCGCAAACGATTCGCCCTGGAGGAGCTGCTCTTTCTGCAGACCGCCTTCGCCCTCCGGCGGAAGCGTCTCCCCCGGCAGGTGGACGCCCAGGCGCTCCCGCTGCAGGGACCGCTGGTGACGTCCTTTCTCGAATCGCTCCCCTTCGCGCTCACCGAGGCGCAACAGCGCGTGCTCCGGGAGATCGGGGCGGAACTCTCCGGGACCGTGCCCATGAACAGGCTGCTGCAGGGGGACGTGGGGTCCGGCAAGACGGTGGTGGCCCTGATCGCCATGCTCACCGCCCTGGACGCCGGCAAACAGGCCGCGCTGATGGTCCCCACGGAGGTGCTGGCGCAGCAGCACGAAGGGAAGATCCGGGAGTTCCTCGAACCCCTGGGCGTTGCCCCCGTGCTGCTGACCGGATCGCTCCGGCCCGCCGAGCGGGAGGCCCGGCGCGAGGCCATCGCCGCCGGGGAGGCCCGACTGGTTGTGGGGACCCACGCGCTGATCACCGACGGGCTCTCCTTCGCCGATCTGGCGGTCGCCGTGGTGGACGAGCAGCACCGTTTCGGCGTGCGGCAGCGGATGGAGCTCTCCGGCAAGGGACAGGCGCCGCACGTGCTGGTCATGACGGCCACGCCCATCCCGCGCACCCTGGTCCTCGGCGTCTACGGGGATCTCTCCGTCTCGGTCATCGACAGCCTGCCGCCGGGGCGGAAGCCGGTGGGCACCTGGTGGATCCCCGAGGAGCGGCGCGGCGAGCTGCTCGACTTCGTCCGGCGCGAGGCCGCGGCGGGGCGGCGGATCTTCTGGGTCTGCCCCCTCGTGGAGGAGAGCGAGCAGCTGGAGGCCGCCGCCGCCACGGCCAAGTACGAAGAACTCGGCGAGCAGCTTGACGGGGTGCGCTGCTCCCTCCTCCACGGCAGGATGGGGAGCGAGGCGAAGGCCTCGGTCATGGAACACCTCGCCGCCGGCGAGATCGATCTGGTGGTGAGCACCACCGTCATCGAAGTAGGGGTAGACGTCCCGGAGGCCACGGTGATGGTCGTCGAGGACGCCCACCGCTTCGGCCTGGCCCAGCTCCACCAGCTGCGGGGGCGGATCGGACGGGGGGACCGTCAGGGCTACTGCTTTCTGCTGGGTGTGCCCCCCACCGGGGAGGGGAAACGGCGGATCAGGGCCATGTGTTCCACCACCGACGGATTCGCCCTGGCCGAGGAGGATCTCCGTCTGCGTGGCCCCGGCGAGGTCTGCGGCATCCGGCAGCACGGCCTGACGGATTTCCGGGTGGCCGATCTGGTGCGCGACGCCGGGCTGCTCCAGCTGGCCCGCGAAGAGGCCGAGGCCCTGGTGGAGAGCGGTCTCCAGGACTACCCCGACTTCCGCTCCCGGATGGCGTGGTTTGTCGGCGAACGCCTCGGCCTTGCCGTAACAGGATAG